A single genomic interval of Blastocatellia bacterium harbors:
- a CDS encoding SpoIID/LytB domain-containing protein has product MNVFTDEPTIAVGLLTGVKEVHFELSGEFQTTTRQSLRPGQYQAVEEQGRVRVIGPAGEPAVDAPVVILMPRELSSSSFTLGVTIGIDFHWQRQQRQSFRGTLKLMALHERGLTVINQIPLESYLISVIASEMSALCPLELLKAHAVVSRSWLLAQLQKTEDRSHESRTPNHESRTTNHESRITHHGSRIVDHEPRPTIHELIRWYDRESHADFDVCADDHCQRYQGIGRAFSSTVFDAVEQTRGLVLVHGQDICDTRFSKCCGGMSENYRAAWQDVEVPYLVGVYDGPDWPAGYGLPLTEEANAERWITGAPPAYCHTSDATIIEEILPDFDQETRDFYRWQVCYAQDELQALLRQKLGFDLGSVISLEAIERGVSGRIVRLKIVGDKMSIVVGKELEIRRALSPSHLYSSAFIVRAEEAGRVPERFRLIGAGWGHGVGLCQIGAAVMARQGKSYREILTHYYRGSSWRILY; this is encoded by the coding sequence TTCGAGCTTTCCGGCGAATTCCAAACAACGACCAGACAAAGCCTGCGGCCAGGCCAGTATCAGGCTGTCGAAGAGCAGGGGCGCGTTCGCGTCATTGGTCCTGCCGGCGAACCGGCGGTTGATGCGCCCGTTGTCATCTTGATGCCACGTGAGCTTTCATCCAGCTCGTTTACGCTGGGCGTCACAATTGGGATTGACTTCCATTGGCAGCGCCAGCAGCGGCAGAGCTTTCGTGGCACGCTCAAACTGATGGCGCTACATGAACGGGGCTTGACGGTGATTAACCAAATTCCTTTGGAGTCGTATTTGATCAGCGTCATTGCGTCCGAGATGAGCGCGCTGTGTCCATTGGAGTTGTTGAAAGCCCATGCGGTCGTCTCTCGCAGTTGGCTGCTAGCTCAGTTGCAGAAGACAGAAGACCGGAGCCACGAATCACGAACCCCAAACCACGAATCACGAACCACGAACCACGAATCACGGATCACGCATCACGGATCACGGATCGTGGATCACGAACCACGACCCACGATCCACGAACTCATCCGTTGGTATGATCGGGAAAGTCACGCTGACTTCGACGTCTGCGCTGACGACCATTGTCAGCGGTATCAGGGCATCGGCAGAGCTTTTTCTTCAACCGTGTTCGATGCAGTTGAGCAAACGCGCGGGCTGGTGCTAGTTCACGGTCAAGACATTTGTGACACGCGCTTTTCTAAGTGTTGTGGTGGCATGTCAGAAAATTATCGCGCTGCATGGCAGGACGTAGAGGTTCCCTATCTGGTCGGCGTCTATGATGGGCCGGACTGGCCTGCCGGCTATGGACTGCCGCTGACCGAAGAAGCAAATGCTGAGCGTTGGATCACCGGCGCGCCGCCGGCCTACTGTCATACATCGGACGCAACGATCATAGAAGAAATCCTGCCCGACTTTGATCAGGAGACGCGTGACTTTTATCGCTGGCAAGTCTGTTACGCGCAAGATGAACTACAAGCGCTGTTGCGTCAGAAATTGGGTTTTGATCTGGGCAGCGTCATCTCGCTGGAAGCTATTGAGCGGGGCGTTTCGGGTCGTATCGTGAGATTGAAGATTGTCGGCGACAAGATGAGCATCGTTGTTGGAAAAGAGTTGGAAATCCGCCGCGCGTTGTCGCCATCACACCTGTATAGCTCAGCATTTATCGTTCGCGCTGAAGAGGCGGGGCGCGTGCCCGAACGATTTCGTTTGATCGGCGCGGGTTGGGGACATGGCGTTGGGCTGTGCCAGATCGGCGCGGCGGTGATGGCGCGGCAAGGAAAATCCTATCGGGAAATTCTCACTCACTACTATCGCGGCAGCTCGTGGCGCATATTGTATTAG
- a CDS encoding efflux RND transporter permease subunit, with amino-acid sequence MKLAEVCIRRPVFTVMMIAALVVIGGFSYLRLGVDRFPRVDFPIVTITTVLPGASPEEVETQITKRVEEAVNTIEGIDELRSVTVEGVSQVIVTFALERDVATAAQDVRDRVSRILRDFPEGTDPPIIEKLDTDASPIMSLAVSGPRDLREITEIAERQLKEVLESTSGVGQIRLIGGRKREIQVYFDPKKLVAYGITIPQLRRALASQNVEIPGGRIEAGQREVTVRTLGRIEQPADFENIIITERGGAPIRFSHIGYVVDSIEDPRTLARLDGQPAVLLDVRKQSGANTVQVIEAVKARLNGLLPSLPPDITVRVIRDQSAYINSSFEAIRDHLIEGGILAALVVLLFMWNWRSTVIAGLAIPISIISTFALMYYADFTLNSQTMLALALMIGIVIDDAIVVLENIYRHIEEKGKSPRRAAKEATQEIGLAVMATTLSLAVIFLPVAFMSGIVGRFMKSFGLTSAFAIMVSLFVSFTLTPMLCARFLKARQNAHGRTVASKERRFYRWIEQGYLWLLEWSLRHRGATVLVATLIVISTVPLAMALGKDFIPFEDENQFEVTVRAPEGTSLQGMDTIMQQIERDLRSLPGVVSILTSIGAGSQQRVNNGALYVTLTDLRQRDYTQFDVMAQARRLLKKYPQLRTSVQNVATIAGGGFRAAAVQYTLQGPDLAQLARYSEHLQNFLRSIPGIVDVDSTLETGKPEIGVTIDRERAAQLGVSVEDVARSLRTVYEGDNRITQPLREGDELYEVRLRVAPEFRNDPSLINSIYVPSARGENVPLVNLVKLYERTGPAQVERLNRQRQLTLLANIEGTNIALAEVQDRLKAETSRMGLAPGYSSVLTGRGRELGRAMQNFFIAFVLSVIFMYMILAAQFESYLDAVTIMISLPLSIPFALLSLYLTNETLNIFSAVGLLLLLGIVKKNSILQVDHMNALRRAGVPRHEAVIQGNRDRLRPILMTTITIVAGMLPMAFSFGPGSSLRRPVSIVVIGGQTLCLLITLLVIPVMYTLFDDAQNWLNNRLRRWRKAQPEPLLPEDELEELESMPTFR; translated from the coding sequence ATGAAGCTGGCTGAAGTCTGCATTCGTCGTCCTGTCTTTACCGTCATGATGATCGCTGCGCTGGTGGTTATTGGCGGGTTCTCTTACCTGCGACTCGGTGTGGACCGTTTTCCTCGCGTTGACTTTCCCATTGTCACCATCACCACCGTGTTGCCGGGCGCTTCGCCGGAAGAGGTCGAAACGCAGATCACCAAGCGCGTCGAAGAGGCCGTCAACACGATTGAAGGGATTGACGAGCTGCGTTCGGTGACCGTCGAAGGGGTCTCGCAGGTTATCGTCACATTTGCGCTGGAGCGCGATGTGGCAACGGCCGCGCAAGATGTGCGTGACCGTGTCAGTCGCATTCTGCGAGACTTTCCTGAAGGAACCGATCCACCGATCATCGAGAAGCTGGATACTGATGCCTCGCCGATCATGTCGCTGGCTGTTTCAGGCCCGCGCGACCTGCGCGAGATCACCGAAATCGCTGAGAGACAATTGAAGGAAGTATTGGAATCAACCTCTGGTGTCGGTCAGATTCGCCTGATTGGCGGCCGCAAGCGCGAGATTCAAGTTTATTTCGATCCGAAGAAACTGGTCGCTTATGGGATTACCATCCCGCAATTGCGCCGCGCCTTGGCTAGTCAAAACGTGGAGATACCCGGCGGACGTATTGAAGCAGGTCAACGCGAAGTGACCGTGCGCACACTAGGCCGCATTGAGCAGCCAGCCGACTTTGAGAATATCATCATCACCGAGCGCGGCGGCGCGCCGATACGATTTTCTCACATTGGTTATGTCGTTGATTCCATCGAAGACCCGCGGACGCTGGCGCGGTTGGACGGTCAACCGGCGGTGCTGCTTGACGTGCGCAAACAATCGGGCGCCAATACGGTGCAGGTCATCGAGGCCGTCAAGGCCCGGCTCAACGGGCTTCTCCCATCGCTGCCGCCGGACATCACCGTGCGCGTCATTCGTGATCAGTCTGCTTACATCAATTCGTCATTTGAGGCGATTCGCGATCACTTGATTGAAGGCGGCATTCTGGCCGCGTTAGTCGTGTTGCTCTTCATGTGGAATTGGCGTTCGACAGTAATCGCCGGCCTGGCCATTCCCATCTCGATTATCTCTACGTTCGCGCTGATGTACTACGCCGACTTCACGCTGAATTCACAGACGATGTTGGCCCTGGCGTTGATGATCGGCATTGTCATTGATGATGCCATCGTTGTCCTGGAAAACATTTATCGGCATATTGAGGAGAAAGGCAAATCACCGCGCCGGGCAGCCAAGGAAGCGACCCAGGAGATTGGATTGGCCGTCATGGCAACGACATTGTCGCTGGCCGTGATCTTCTTGCCGGTGGCATTCATGTCGGGCATCGTGGGGCGGTTCATGAAGAGCTTCGGGCTAACCTCGGCCTTTGCCATCATGGTCTCGCTGTTTGTCAGTTTCACGCTGACGCCGATGTTATGCGCGCGATTTCTCAAGGCACGCCAAAATGCGCATGGGCGGACGGTGGCCAGCAAGGAGCGGAGATTCTATCGCTGGATAGAACAGGGCTACCTGTGGCTGCTGGAGTGGAGCTTGCGCCATCGCGGCGCGACAGTGTTGGTAGCCACGTTGATTGTCATCTCCACTGTTCCGCTGGCGATGGCGTTGGGCAAAGACTTCATTCCGTTTGAGGATGAAAATCAATTCGAGGTGACGGTGCGCGCGCCAGAAGGCACTTCGCTGCAAGGCATGGATACGATTATGCAGCAGATCGAACGCGACCTGCGTTCACTGCCCGGCGTCGTCAGCATCCTCACCAGCATTGGCGCTGGCAGCCAACAACGGGTCAACAACGGCGCGCTCTACGTCACATTGACCGATTTACGCCAACGCGATTACACGCAATTCGACGTGATGGCGCAAGCTCGACGATTGCTCAAGAAATATCCTCAGTTGCGGACCAGTGTGCAAAATGTGGCCACCATTGCTGGCGGCGGATTTCGTGCAGCAGCCGTGCAATACACCTTGCAGGGACCTGATCTAGCCCAATTGGCGCGGTATTCCGAGCACTTACAAAACTTTCTTCGGTCAATCCCAGGCATTGTAGACGTGGACTCGACGTTGGAAACGGGCAAGCCTGAAATCGGTGTGACCATTGACCGCGAACGGGCAGCGCAACTAGGCGTCAGCGTCGAGGATGTGGCCCGTAGCCTGCGCACCGTCTATGAAGGCGACAACCGCATCACGCAACCTTTGCGTGAAGGCGATGAGTTGTACGAGGTGCGGCTGCGCGTGGCGCCGGAATTCCGTAACGATCCGTCGCTGATCAATAGCATCTATGTGCCGTCGGCGCGTGGAGAAAACGTGCCGCTGGTCAACCTTGTCAAGCTCTATGAGCGCACCGGTCCAGCCCAAGTGGAACGGCTCAATCGGCAACGGCAGTTGACGTTGTTGGCCAATATCGAAGGCACAAACATCGCGCTGGCTGAGGTTCAGGATCGGCTCAAAGCTGAGACCAGCCGCATGGGCTTAGCGCCCGGTTACTCTTCTGTGTTGACCGGCCGTGGCCGCGAGCTCGGCCGCGCGATGCAGAATTTCTTCATCGCTTTTGTGCTCTCCGTCATTTTCATGTACATGATCCTGGCCGCGCAGTTTGAGAGTTATCTGGACGCTGTCACCATCATGATCAGCCTGCCGCTGAGCATTCCGTTCGCTTTGCTCTCGCTCTATCTGACGAACGAAACGCTCAACATTTTCTCGGCAGTGGGACTGCTGCTCTTGCTCGGCATTGTGAAAAAGAATTCGATCCTTCAGGTTGATCACATGAATGCGCTGCGACGAGCGGGTGTCCCTCGTCACGAAGCGGTTATCCAGGGCAATCGCGATCGCTTACGACCGATCTTGATGACGACGATCACCATCGTCGCCGGCATGCTGCCGATGGCGTTCAGCTTCGGTCCCGGCTCCTCGTTGCGACGTCCTGTTTCGATCGTGGTCATTGGCGGACAAACTCTTTGTTTGCTCATCACGCTGTTGGTGATTCCCGTCATGTACACCTTGTTCGACGACGCGCAGAACTGGTTGAATAATCGCTTGCGTCGCTGGCGCAAGGCTCAGCCGGAACCGCTCCTACCCGAAGATGAATTAGAAGAATTGGAGTCCATGCCGACATTTCGCTAG
- a CDS encoding efflux RND transporter periplasmic adaptor subunit: MSRSWMVACCGIMLALGGAGCSSKGDQPPASANAQPATVATVRVAPAQARTVARTIEIVGVLATDDEVIVSSEVEGVIAQITVDIGSVVRPGQVIAHVDKRDFQLRLQEAEAALKQIWVRLGIPEGQETFDPHQTAMVKQAKASLDDRVLRLNRLRQLREENVISQQELDQAEANFRIAEAQYQSALEEARHLWMQLEQRRAALALARLNLEKTDIRAPIAGGVTARHVSAGERVRAGDRVVTLVKLNPLRLRGEVPEPFAANVAVGRPLSFNVDALSGKVFQGRVTRINPVVNPETRTLTIEAEVDNHSGELRPGYFARARLVVNPQATVVVVPQSAVVTYVGISKVFVLDGDHVVERQVKLGMNLDGFIEVQEGVKSGEQVVIENAGSLFDGARVTLGG; the protein is encoded by the coding sequence ATGAGTCGAAGTTGGATGGTGGCGTGCTGTGGTATCATGCTCGCGCTCGGTGGCGCCGGGTGCTCAAGCAAGGGCGATCAGCCTCCGGCCAGCGCCAATGCGCAACCGGCGACAGTGGCGACGGTCCGGGTTGCGCCGGCTCAAGCGCGAACAGTAGCCCGGACGATTGAAATTGTTGGCGTCCTGGCAACCGATGATGAAGTGATCGTGAGCAGTGAAGTGGAAGGTGTCATCGCGCAGATCACGGTGGACATCGGCAGCGTAGTTCGTCCAGGGCAGGTCATCGCCCATGTTGACAAACGCGATTTTCAATTGCGACTGCAGGAGGCTGAGGCGGCGCTTAAACAAATCTGGGTTCGACTGGGCATCCCTGAAGGACAAGAGACCTTTGATCCACACCAAACGGCGATGGTCAAACAAGCCAAAGCGTCGTTGGATGACCGTGTGCTACGGTTGAACCGCTTGCGTCAGCTTCGAGAAGAAAACGTCATTTCACAGCAGGAGCTAGATCAAGCCGAAGCCAATTTTCGCATTGCCGAAGCGCAGTATCAAAGCGCATTGGAAGAAGCTCGCCATCTGTGGATGCAACTTGAACAACGGCGCGCGGCGCTGGCGCTGGCTCGGCTGAATCTGGAGAAAACAGACATCCGCGCGCCGATCGCGGGCGGCGTGACGGCGCGGCACGTCTCGGCCGGCGAGCGTGTCAGGGCTGGCGACCGTGTCGTCACACTGGTCAAGCTCAATCCGCTGCGCCTGCGTGGCGAAGTGCCCGAACCATTTGCTGCCAACGTCGCTGTCGGTCGCCCGCTGTCATTCAATGTGGATGCGTTGTCGGGCAAGGTTTTTCAAGGCCGCGTCACGCGCATCAATCCGGTTGTCAATCCAGAGACACGGACGCTGACCATTGAAGCCGAAGTGGACAATCACAGCGGCGAGCTCCGACCCGGTTATTTCGCTCGCGCTCGGCTGGTTGTTAATCCTCAGGCCACGGTGGTAGTCGTGCCCCAGAGCGCCGTGGTGACGTATGTCGGCATCAGCAAGGTGTTTGTGCTCGACGGTGATCATGTCGTTGAGCGGCAGGTCAAGCTGGGGATGAACCTTGATGGGTTCATCGAAGTGCAAGAGGGCGTGAAATCAGGTGAACAGGTGGTGATCGAGAATGCTGGCTCGCTGTTTGATGGCGCGCGGGTCACGCTCGGAGGGTGA
- a CDS encoding TetR/AcrR family transcriptional regulator → MAAPGLAVTEQRAKPLRMTAADRRQQIIRTAMQQFAQKGFKGTTTKEIATAAGVNEALIFRHFPTKQDLYSAIIDFKMSEYQQKIRSVLERDIERLDDEALFEDLAYGLLELHRQDGTFLRLLLHSALEGHELSRMFFQSQAAPNFQFIADYIARRIKDGVYRPVEPKAMARAFFGMVVYQAQVRELFDPEGKIVKLSSRQAARLFAQVFLHGVLQSKKEKKSS, encoded by the coding sequence ATGGCCGCACCAGGACTGGCAGTGACTGAACAACGAGCGAAGCCATTGCGCATGACCGCCGCCGACCGACGGCAGCAAATCATTCGCACGGCGATGCAACAGTTCGCTCAAAAGGGATTCAAAGGGACGACGACCAAAGAAATCGCCACAGCAGCAGGCGTCAACGAAGCGTTGATCTTTCGTCATTTTCCCACCAAGCAGGATTTGTATTCAGCCATCATTGATTTCAAGATGAGCGAGTATCAACAGAAGATACGCAGCGTGCTCGAACGCGACATTGAGCGCCTGGATGACGAAGCGCTGTTTGAAGACCTCGCCTATGGCCTTCTGGAATTGCACCGTCAGGATGGGACTTTCTTGCGCCTCTTGTTGCACAGCGCGTTGGAGGGGCATGAGCTGAGCCGGATGTTTTTTCAGTCGCAGGCCGCACCGAATTTCCAGTTCATTGCCGATTACATCGCCCGACGCATCAAAGACGGCGTTTATCGTCCCGTAGAGCCCAAGGCGATGGCGCGAGCATTTTTCGGCATGGTTGTTTACCAGGCGCAGGTCAGAGAGTTATTCGATCCGGAGGGCAAGATTGTGAAGCTCAGCAGTCGCCAAGCAGCGCGATTGTTTGCGCAAGTCTTCTTGCATGGCGTGTTGCAATCGAAGAAGGAGAAGAAGTCATCATGA
- a CDS encoding rod shape-determining protein, which produces MIHRKIKRLFNRGLAIDLGTVNTLIYSPGRGIVLNEPSLIALNRFTGNIMAAGREALTLMGREPRDIIVHRPIEHGVVANYELTECMLRIFLRKAGQHWLLPRRLYHMIVGTPNSATHLERRGIQVSVTQASGAHVSLVEEGVAAAIGAGVLFQDTRARMIVDIGGGTTNISIVSASGAISSHSVDIAGLAMDRAIAEYIRQTYRVLVGEQTAESIKIQLGCALPDAERRATTIVGKSMVDNAPHQLEVDSDEIFNVLDRLIRAISESVRLVMSEVPPDVSADLFTTGILLTGGGSLLHGLEARLQHDINLPVMRAERPLETVACGAGYLLDKPELLDRFLVNDDIPSWGLETQIDHTLAMQEAESA; this is translated from the coding sequence ATGATCCACAGGAAAATAAAGCGGTTGTTCAACAGAGGATTGGCCATTGACTTGGGAACGGTCAACACGCTGATTTACTCGCCGGGGCGCGGCATCGTGCTGAATGAGCCTTCGTTGATCGCGCTGAACCGGTTCACCGGTAATATTATGGCGGCCGGGCGCGAAGCGCTGACCCTGATGGGTCGTGAACCGCGCGACATCATCGTGCATCGTCCGATTGAGCATGGCGTCGTCGCCAACTACGAATTAACCGAGTGCATGTTGCGCATATTTTTACGTAAGGCAGGCCAACATTGGTTGCTGCCGCGCCGGCTCTACCACATGATTGTCGGCACGCCGAATTCCGCCACTCACCTGGAGCGGCGTGGCATCCAGGTCTCTGTCACGCAAGCCAGCGGCGCCCATGTCTCATTGGTCGAGGAAGGCGTCGCAGCAGCTATTGGCGCCGGCGTGCTCTTCCAAGACACCCGCGCCCGAATGATTGTGGACATTGGCGGCGGAACAACGAACATCAGCATCGTGTCGGCATCCGGCGCCATCTCATCGCACTCGGTAGACATCGCCGGGCTGGCTATGGATCGAGCCATCGCCGAATACATTCGCCAAACCTACCGCGTTCTCGTCGGAGAGCAAACGGCTGAATCCATCAAAATTCAACTCGGATGTGCATTGCCCGATGCGGAACGTCGCGCTACGACCATAGTTGGCAAAAGCATGGTTGACAACGCGCCACATCAACTTGAGGTTGACAGCGATGAGATTTTCAACGTACTAGACCGTCTGATTCGGGCTATCAGTGAAAGCGTTCGCTTGGTCATGAGCGAGGTTCCGCCGGATGTTTCTGCTGACTTGTTTACGACCGGTATCCTGTTGACCGGTGGTGGCTCGCTCCTGCACGGTCTGGAGGCTCGGCTCCAGCATGACATCAACCTGCCAGTGATGCGCGCAGAACGCCCGTTAGAAACAGTGGCCTGCGGCGCCGGATATTTACTCGATAAACCGGAATTGCTCGATCGCTTCCTCGTCAACGACGATATTCCGTCGTGGGGTCTTGAAACCCAGATTGATCACACACTGGCAATGCAGGAAGCGGAAAGCGCGTAA
- a CDS encoding energy transducer TonB, with amino-acid sequence MMFEKSLIVTLPQRSRQPLRGFLVGTFIGYSALIAAVLVGSILLTQPQLNETLMGSVFISSPPPPPPPPPADGATRPVSSATAVRTIAFTYVGPTLTPRQLPLTHDLPGDGERSTVGLSSGVEGGVPGGVAGGVIGGIVGGVLGSMPAATATPPSSTVRPDEARATPPIPSATPQRVSTGILLGNTVRQVAAAYPPIARSTGIEGVVEVQIVVDEQGNVIAAEVLSGHPLLRQAALEAARQWKFRPTMLNDQPIKVSGILKFTFKLT; translated from the coding sequence ATGATGTTTGAAAAGTCGTTGATTGTGACATTGCCTCAACGCAGCCGGCAGCCATTGAGAGGTTTCTTGGTTGGCACGTTTATCGGCTACAGTGCCTTGATTGCCGCGGTGTTGGTTGGCAGCATTTTATTAACACAGCCTCAATTGAATGAAACACTGATGGGGTCAGTTTTTATTTCATCACCGCCGCCGCCACCGCCGCCACCACCCGCAGATGGCGCAACTCGACCTGTATCCTCGGCTACAGCCGTGCGAACCATCGCATTTACCTATGTGGGTCCAACGCTCACGCCACGCCAATTGCCGTTGACCCATGATCTGCCCGGTGATGGTGAACGATCTACTGTGGGCCTCTCTAGTGGCGTTGAGGGTGGGGTGCCAGGCGGTGTTGCCGGCGGTGTGATCGGCGGTATCGTCGGGGGTGTGCTTGGCTCGATGCCTGCGGCCACCGCAACGCCTCCATCTTCGACCGTCAGGCCAGATGAAGCTCGTGCGACACCACCAATACCTTCTGCAACGCCCCAACGGGTGAGCACGGGTATTTTGTTAGGCAACACGGTCCGTCAAGTGGCGGCTGCATACCCGCCGATTGCTCGTAGCACCGGCATTGAAGGCGTCGTTGAAGTTCAGATCGTGGTTGACGAGCAGGGCAACGTGATTGCAGCGGAAGTGTTGAGTGGCCATCCGCTGCTGCGGCAAGCTGCGCTGGAAGCGGCTCGTCAATGGAAATTCCGGCCCACGATGTTGAACGATCAGCCAATCAAAGTATCGGGCATACTGAAATTCACATTCAAGCTGACGTGA